The stretch of DNA TTATATTTGGGGAAGCGGTTGACTCAGAGGCAAAGTTGGAGCTGATTGACAGCGTGCAAAAGTTAGGGTTAGCCATCCACTTTGACATGGAAATCAAGGCGGCGCTAGACACCATAGCAATAGCATCCATCAACAAGAACAATCAGAGTCCAGGAGAAGTGGGTCCTTTATACGTTACTGCTCTGTGCTTTAAGCTTCTCCGGCAGCATGGCTATGGTGTTTCACAAGGTAATTATAAATGGTTATAATGTTTTAGGTATGCAACTTCcacacatttattttaaaaaaaattaaaaatagagtcCACAGTAAAAATGTGATCAGTCTTCTCGTGTGGATACCAAATGCATTCCCAATTACTGATTATTCATTGAACTCCGATGCATTACGTGAAACCCACATCAGATATGTTTAGCGGCTTTATGGATGAAAAGACAGGAACATTCAGGAAAAGCACGCACGAAGATATCAAAGGAATGCTGGAGCTTTTGGAGGCCTCGCACTTAGCTCTAGAAGGTGAAGACATTCTGGATGAGGCTAGAGAATTCTCAACCACAACTCTCGAAGAAGCCATTCCCAATTTAGACGGTCACCGTGCGAAGCAGGTGGCCCATGCTTTGGAGCTTCCCTCACACAGGAGGGTGCAGTGGTTTGACGTCAAATGGCACATCAACGTCAAGGAGAAAGACCGGCACACGAACGCTATTTTACTTGAACTTGCTAAACTTAATTTCAACGTAATTCAAGCCACACTCCAAAAAGATCTGAAGGAATTGTCTAggtaattacaaaaaaaatatacttatattaaTGTACCGATTAAGGATAAGAACTTAtttgttggttttctttttatttattttttttatttttatttatttattttttttttttgtcatttaggTGGTGGAGGAATCTGGGCCTCAGAGAGAGCTTGAGTTTTGCAAGAGACAGACTGGTCGAAACGTTCATCTGCTCAGTAGGGTTTGCTTTTGAGCCTGAGAACAGATGTTTCAGAAAATGGCTTACTAAAGTCCTCATTCTAGTTGCGATAATTGATGATGTTTATGACGTTTATGGCACGTTGGAAGAACTAACACACTTCACCAATGCAGTAACTAGGTTAGTATCAATTAATGCAATCATGCAAGCATGGTTAATGTTCTATAATGTTAAGAATTCTAATCTCAACATGTTAAATTCAGGTGGGATGTCAGGGAAACTCAACAGCTTCCAGAGTGCATGAAGACTTGCTTCCTAGCACTCTACAATACAGTCAATGAATTCGTTAATGAAGTTCAAAGAGAGAAGGGTTGGGACCCATTATTACCTCATCTAAAGAAAGTGGTACGTACTCACCTGTTCATTTCCTGTACTTTGAACATCTTCCATGGATAATTTATAAAGATCATCGATATTGGAACCTTTAGCTAGAGAAATTAAATCTCTTAATATTCTTGCGTTTAATAGTGGGCAGGTTTTTGTAACGCATTATTTGTGGAAGCAAAGTGGTACAACACGGGCTACACTCCATCTCTAGAGGAATATCTTAGCAACGCATGGATTTCATCA from Juglans regia cultivar Chandler chromosome 4, Walnut 2.0, whole genome shotgun sequence encodes:
- the LOC109006431 gene encoding alpha-farnesene synthase-like, encoding MPGDLVSAAKNPVGGHVVPAAGFHNPWLAITRSELCASGFALHDIHRRSANYKPNIWKYDFLESLDSIYDGPEYKRRAEKLIEDVRIIFGEAVDSEAKLELIDSVQKLGLAIHFDMEIKAALDTIAIASINKNNQSPGEVGPLYVTALCFKLLRQHGYGVSQDMFSGFMDEKTGTFRKSTHEDIKGMLELLEASHLALEGEDILDEAREFSTTTLEEAIPNLDGHRAKQVAHALELPSHRRVQWFDVKWHINVKEKDRHTNAILLELAKLNFNVIQATLQKDLKELSRWWRNLGLRESLSFARDRLVETFICSVGFAFEPENRCFRKWLTKVLILVAIIDDVYDVYGTLEELTHFTNAVTRWDVRETQQLPECMKTCFLALYNTVNEFVNEVQREKGWDPLLPHLKKVWAGFCNALFVEAKWYNTGYTPSLEEYLSNAWISSSGSVLLAHAFFCLEHKVTEEHENFMEKNKELLYNLSMIIRLCNDLGTSSAEVERGDAPSSILCYMREENVLEEIARKHIEGMINRTWKRLNGQCFTQLPTLQPFINMAMNIARVVHGLYRHGDGFGVQDGETRNNIQSLVVEPLIMHY